ACCGCTGTCATGGGCGTCAGCGTGACGCAGTGAGAGAGCAAAGGTGTGTTGGCATCATGATTGGAGCCTGTGGAAGGCACGCTGGTCACGTGACCCGTGCTAGTGGAGCCGCTGGCGCTGCTGGGCGAGCGGCTCTTGGGCGGCGGGCAGTGCTGCACCACCTGGGGCGGGGCTTGAGGTGCGAAGTGAGCGGTGGGGAAGGCGGCGTAGCCCGGCGGGATGGGATATCCGTTCACAGGAATAAACCGCTGGTTCTGTGGCATGGGCGCTGCCATAAAGCCTGCGATCTGTCCGGGTGGCATACCCTGCGGTGCTCCGTAGATATACCCGGCGTAGCGCGGGGTGCTGAGGTTTCTGACAGGGCTGGCGCTCAGAGAGGTAGTTTGAGTAGTGGCGTTCCCTCCAGACGGAGTGCTGGAGCTGGCATGGGATGACAGGCCCTCCCAGGCACGCAGACGGGAGTAGATGTCTTTAAATCTCGGCCGGCGAGCGGGACCCTCCTGCCAGCACTCGGTCATCAGCGCGTACATGCGAGGCGGGCAGTCCTCCGGGCAGGGCAGCTGCTGtcgctttctcaccatctccaTCACCTCCTGGTTGCTGAAACCGTAATATGGCTGGAGACCGAAACTGAAGATCTCCCACAGCACCACACCGAACGCCCAAATGTCAGAATCTGTGCTGAACTTCCCATACACAATAGCCTCCGGTGGCATCCAGCGAATGGGAAGTGACGTTTTTGGCTGCACCCTGTAATAATCCGAAACGTAGATCTCCCTTGACAACCCCAGATCGGAAATCTTAACGTGAAGCTGTTCGCCAACCAAGATGTTTCTGGCTGCGAGGTCCTTGTGGACGTAAAATTGGCTCGCTAGATATTCCATTCCGGCTGCGACCTGAATGGCCATGTGCAGGAAGTCTCCGTGGTCCAGACTGGACTTCACGGTGCCGTCTTCGTCGCTACTGCAGCCCACGTCTGAATGGGGCGAGCGCATGATGAGGAACTCGTGGAGGTCTCCCTGGGCCAGGAACTCGAAGAGCAAGCAGACGGGCTGCTCCTGCGTCACCACGCCCAGCAGGCAAACCACATTAGGATGATGAAGTTCAGCCAGGACTGACGCCTCCTGCTGGAAGTCTCCCCACTGTGCGCTCGAGACATCTTTGAGGGTTTTAATGGCCACTAGCTGAGCATGCTCCATGCCCGGGAGGTACAGGTGACCTTTGTAGATCTTCCCAAAGGCACTCTCACCCAACTCCTCCATGAAGCGTACGGCGGAGAGAGGAAGCTCTTTAGCTTTGCTCTGGATAAGAGAAGAAAATACAGTGTAATTTTGGGGACCAACTTTGTTAGTTACAAGACAATAATGTAATTCTTACAGTAAATCATTTGTGGACAGGTACATTCACTTTTTAGTGTTTTCCcaatactttaaaataaattaaaatataataaaagttacatttaaatctagattacaTATAATCTAATAGTTATGTAGAGTTAGAATATAAAAGTCACtggatatttttgaaatacatatgACTGAGAAGTAGACAGTCATTCCTTTGATACTGAAAATAGCCAAACATCACGTTGGCAGCTTTCTGGAAGCTGTCGTTTCCCTTTTGACCTGTACTTTGATCTGACATTGTAAGGTCTGGTCTAGCTTAACCTTTCATCCTCTCTCTGAGCTCTGACCTTAGTTCCATCATTCATTACCACCTTACAGTTGACCAACATCTGAGCTCAGACCAACACACCTATGTGTTACTTTGGAATTTAGTAGGACTGTAGTTGTTGTACACATTATTTGATttgaaattaaataataaaacacacaattactttttttgggggggatgaGTACATTTAGTATTTAGTATAGTATATTCAGTATAgcattaaatgtaatattttttcatgtattGTGGTATATAactcagtggaacacaaaataagatatttttagaaatgtctcagtggttttgtgttcatacaatggaagtcaatgagggtcaatgtagtttggttaccaatgttcttcaaaatatattattttgtgttctgcagaagaaagaaagtcatacaggttttgaatgacatgagggtgagtaaatgatgaaagaattttcattttggggtgaactatgcctttaatgccatatatactgtacatacaatgTAATTTACACAACATTTAATGTCCTTCAAACACCACCATGGAAGGTAAATTCAGGTAAATTTTGACACTTTTTCTGTGAACATTTatgaaaaatgctttttttgacTTAAGAAGTGTTCCAATTTACCTTACTTTGTTTACTTATAACCTTGTGTCTTGTAATACATGTCTAAAAACCAAAGTAATACAAACTAAGGTTTACTCTACGATTTATAGTCTTGTCAGCTGATTTCCCCTTTTTTGAGCTTTGCAGTCCTTCtgacaaacaagactttatacATGCTATAACCTCAAACCAGTCACCACAGAAGTGCATAAACCCTCTGTCTGCCCTAAAAATACTGTTACTGTCATTTTTTATCTATGCACTTAACATAGACCTTCTTACCACTTACATGACAGTCACTGTGACTTTAAAGTCTATTTTGTTCTACACACAGAGCTGATCCTTCCTATATGCAGACTCCCGCAAGTTGCGTGgggcccctgcaccaccagggggcccccttGAGTACAGAATAAAAAACTCCATGTAAACAAGATAAGTTTTATAACTTGCGAATTCAACTTTAGAGGAATCATTTGGAAAAAATCTATTACTTAATTTATTGAATTACTGTTACATACTCTGATATCATGCAGTGGGTTTCAGGTAATAACATGCGCATGATGTGCTGATATTCGTCTTTACATATGACCATGGCTTCAAAACGGAGCTATCCGTCTGGAGCAGAACTATTTGTACTATTTTCAAGTCTTATCTTGTTTTGCCAAATGATGCAATACCTTAACAATTCTCcagtacagatttacaaattcattATTTGTCCACTGTATTTCAtttgcccatgataatatgtcattttttatttgtgccatcacatttagagaattattaatgtgttttcgtattattaatgtatttatcatgctttattttGTAAGTAAATTAGTCATTTGGTTAGTAAAAACAGCATTTGCGTGTTATATGTATATCTTTTTTTTGATAGCTGTATGTTCCAGAGCCACGTGTTTGAATTAAACTTTATACAGaattgttcttactgtcagtgtaatgttttttgtctttcagtcttaattcgtttaagtgtgttaatttaCTTATTATTTTCCATAGTTTACAGCTATGTTTATATctcatttcaattatttgtgcaagggcccctcacaagtttgcttagggcccccagacgtctaggatcggcactgtCTACAAACGATACAGATTTAAGTACAGGCTTCCACACTCTCCGACCAATGAATTCCCATGGTATACTGCATGCGGTCATTcgtatttccaagaaaactaAAATCTGTTTATAGAGATCACAATTACAAAGAGTAATGTATATTCACTGTATAGAGATTCTCCTAAAGATGACCTTTTCCACAACTCCAGATTCATGTTTACTTTCCACTTCTGGAATTCACATTTTCCTTGATATTTCCGGGTTGTCCGTGATCGTGAAAACCCTGTAGGTAACGTTCATAATGCTATGTGATGCGTATGGGATAGAGAAAATAGGCAAAAGATGACAAGAGAGCACAGTTTAACATCTTACGCAGAACATGTGAGCTAGAATAAGAGTGTCTTTCTTTGAAAGAGACAGATGTTTCGTGTTAGTGTCAAGTCTGCCTGAGGGTAAACATGTCTCATCCCTGTTTGACCTTTATATGACCTTTGGCCTGCAGCTGTGCCTGCATGCGTGTCTCAGATACAAACAGCACTAAAGGGAATCACAAAGTGTGAGTTATACTGGAAATAAATAGACCACCAAACATCTGATCAAATACATGCAGTATTTGTTTATAAAGATGTTTCTTTAAGTAATATCAGTGTCAAAAACAGAGTAAAACACAGTGGCACATAAATGTGCTGTATCTTCAATAAGTGAAAACCTCATTTGAAGGAGATTTGAACGTGAATGTGAATcgcaataatattaataaaaacaataataatatgatAATATTCAGATTCCCGTCAAGGCCTTGGATAGATTGCCTCCATATGCTCATCTCTCTTGTTTGTGTAGCCCCGGTAACCCATCCCGTCATGCAGGAATGCTCACTAATCCAAACGTTATGAGAAGGCACAATGGTATTTGATCAATGaagaaataatacaaaagtaGAAATAAGAGACATGGGAGACATTTTTTAAGGGATTCTCGTAGAACAAATTGTAGTCACCAAAagcattgtttattgctacatgTAAGCATTTTTTCTGCAAGTTTATCTAAGTAataagaaaatgtcaaaatctcACCTTTGGTTTGTAGGCGGTGAGCATGGACATCTCCACGTTCTGCCCGCGTACCGGTTTGGGCTGTCGTGGAGCTGGCGGACGTGAAGCTTTCTGGTTGTTCCGGCACACGCAGATGAAAAAGAACAACAGGGCGATGGCCAGCGGTATAGCCACACTCGGCACCAGGATGTACAGGATCCCCATACTGCTGCTGCTGCCATGCTTTGGCAAGTCTGAACACAATGGACAAGCAAACAAATCAACTTAAGTAATCTATGTCGTTTTCAAATGATGTGGGTCTGATACCCAAGGAAAACGTATACTGGTACAGATGTATAGCTTAAACTAAAAAATTGCATATTGTAAAGCATGTTAAGTTACTTtggatcaaataaaaaaatgcataaaaataactTCGAACTGTGTGCTCTATTGAGCATCTTACCGCATGGAGGAATGTCACAGACTTCCATCCGAACACCTTCATCCAGGGTAAAGCACCAGGGAGCATCGTGCTTGTTGCCGGGGTTACGACAGTAGGAATGTCCCCCGTTGAGCTCAAGGTAACGCATGGCCAGGAAGGTGTGACTGTGGGGATACTGGGAATTCCACGGCTGACACTGTCGACCGGATTTCGTCACGCTAGCTGTGCCGCGGTAGTCTGAACCGCTGTTGTTATAACATTTGTGGCCTACAGAAGAATACAATTGTGTgaaaatttaataaaaagaacATTCTGCTCagtggtaaatttgtggtttcTCTAAAGAGTCAGTGTATGAACTtttgcgccatctagcggtgaggttgcgaattgcagccaacggctcactccacccctcccttttaaagcactacggtggctgacacaggacaaagatgtcgtcacgtttttgcttctttgccattGGACAATACGTATTTACGAagcacgctctgtagagcagtttgtccgtttagggctactgtagaaacagcatggtgaattccatgtaaggggaccctcggtgtatgtagatagaaatagctcattctaaggtaataaaaacataacgcaaCATTATGtgggtctttatacacctctgaagacatcgttatgtatgttatattgcatttctgtcaatagatcctccaaaatattacacacagcacctttaagtttAAGTGTAAAAAGAACCACCAAACTCACTTTTGTTTATGGTCTCAGCCATCGGGATGCCTATTCTCATGCAGTTTGCGGCCGCAGGGCTGTCTGAAGCGGCCAGGTCTTCACAGTTAGGCAGTTTGAGACGTTTGAGAATAAGGGGGTTGGATCGTGCGATGATGTACTCTGTCTTGCACAGGTCGTTCTCCAGAATCTCGCATTCGTCCTTGCACAAGTCCCGCGGTTTGTCTATGCCGGAGCTGCGGTCACACGTCGGGAAGGCGAAGTGGCAGAGGGACGGGATGGCGAACTGTGAGCAGCGATCCGACAGGTGATTGGAGGTGCCGATCATAGTAAATGCCGCTGGAAAGAAAGACAGCACTTTACATGTAgtcttttatatttataaaggaAAAGTGGTCCATGGGAAAATATAACTTACAAGTAACAAAGAGTTCACCATTGGTGAATTGTTGTGGTTTCTTGAGAAGTCAAGTTTTGCGTTACAAAACCACATGGACTCAAAGGCTTTGTAATACTAACTCGGATAGGTAACCACAGTGAATGTCTGTTTGAAGCGATCTGTTATGTCTCATAAAAAACAAAGACCAATACTGAATACTAAAGAATGGTTGAGGCATGGAAAATATCCCCATCCAAGATTTTCAAGTTGTATATAACACAATCATTTGCCTGACCTTATTTGATCAGTTGTCTATACAAATAAAGGTGTTTATACAAAAATGTTCcaattttatattcatattttgtatatatgtgtatttattttgctGATGTCAAAGGGAGTGTAGTGTCGCCTGTGGCATGTtcttaattgtatttatttattattattttacctgtaattttaatatagttaaacgttttatttattatattattataggaTTTTTaaggttttcttttc
The Triplophysa rosa linkage group LG7, Trosa_1v2, whole genome shotgun sequence genome window above contains:
- the ror1 gene encoding inactive tyrosine-protein kinase transmembrane receptor ROR1 encodes the protein MCRATVKESHGCQRNFILLVGLLIANSDAEILSDPNVVASSNWNMSSGAERGHFLRLGAPMNNITTSLGQTAELHCHVSGNPPPNIRWLKNDAPVVQEPRRISYRPTPYGSRLRIRNLDTTDTGYFQCVATNTYGIVSTTGILFVKFDPAPTPLPGRPPIYEVDEDGFCQPYRGIACARFIGNRSIFVDSLQMQGEIETQITAAFTMIGTSNHLSDRCSQFAIPSLCHFAFPTCDRSSGIDKPRDLCKDECEILENDLCKTEYIIARSNPLILKRLKLPNCEDLAASDSPAAANCMRIGIPMAETINKSHKCYNNSGSDYRGTASVTKSGRQCQPWNSQYPHSHTFLAMRYLELNGGHSYCRNPGNKHDAPWCFTLDEGVRMEVCDIPPCDLPKHGSSSSMGILYILVPSVAIPLAIALLFFFICVCRNNQKASRPPAPRQPKPVRGQNVEMSMLTAYKPKSKAKELPLSAVRFMEELGESAFGKIYKGHLYLPGMEHAQLVAIKTLKDVSSAQWGDFQQEASVLAELHHPNVVCLLGVVTQEQPVCLLFEFLAQGDLHEFLIMRSPHSDVGCSSDEDGTVKSSLDHGDFLHMAIQVAAGMEYLASQFYVHKDLAARNILVGEQLHVKISDLGLSREIYVSDYYRVQPKTSLPIRWMPPEAIVYGKFSTDSDIWAFGVVLWEIFSFGLQPYYGFSNQEVMEMVRKRQQLPCPEDCPPRMYALMTECWQEGPARRPRFKDIYSRLRAWEGLSSHASSSTPSGGNATTQTTSLSASPVRNLSTPRYAGYIYGAPQGMPPGQIAGFMAAPMPQNQRFIPVNGYPIPPGYAAFPTAHFAPQAPPQVVQHCPPPKSRSPSSASGSTSTGHVTSVPSTGSNHDANTPLLSHCVTLTPMTAVPGGTMQVFGHMTQKGLQIDPSQAALLADTNRMLYSESVITADF